In one Gopherus evgoodei ecotype Sinaloan lineage chromosome 1, rGopEvg1_v1.p, whole genome shotgun sequence genomic region, the following are encoded:
- the ELK3 gene encoding ETS domain-containing protein Elk-3 isoform X1, protein MESAITLWQFLLQLLLDQKHEHLICWTSNDGEFKLLKAEEVAKMWGLRKNKTNMNYDKLSRALRYYYDKNIIKKVIGQKFVYKFVSFPEILKMDPHAVEISREPLLLQDSECKMLSEGRDQHKHNVSALKSTSRNEYIHSGLYSSFTINSLQNQPDTHKPIKTEKLEEKSEGNTPVEEVRTVIRFVTNKTDKQVMRPIVSLPSTSEAAAGSAFLASSVSAKISSLMLPTTASISSTTSPSSSRSPSLSPHSPLPSDHRSLFLESSCHDSDSLEPLNLSSGSKTKFPSLPPKAKKPKGLEISAPPMVLSSTDIGSIALNSPALPSGSLTPAFFTAQTPNGLLLTPSPLLSSIHFWSSLSPVAPLSPARLQGPNTLFQFPTLLNGHIPVPIPSLDGASSPVLLSPNAQKS, encoded by the exons ATGGAGAGTGCAATCACACTGTGGCAGTTCCTATTGCAATTGCTGCTGGATCAGAAACACGAGCACCTGATCTGTTGGACATCCAACGATGGGGAATTCAAGCTACTCAAAGCAGAAGAGGTGGCCAAAATGTGGGGActcagaaaaaacaaaactaatatGAATTATGACAAGCTGAGCAGAGCTCTCCGATACTATTATGACAAG AACATCATCAAGAAAGTGATTGGACAGAAGTTTGTGTACAAGTTTGTCTCCTTTCCTGAGATTTTGAAAATGGATCCTCATGCTGTGGAAATCAGCAGAGAGCCCCTCTTGCTGCAGGACAGCGAGTGTAAGATGCTTTCCGAGGGGAGAGACCAGCACAAGCACAATGTGTCAGCTCTGAAAAGCACAAGCCGTAATGAATATATCCATTCTGGGCTGTACTCTTCTTTCACCATCAACTCCCTGCAGAACCAGCCAGACACTCACAAGCCAATCAAAACAGAAAAACTGGAGGAGAAGTCGGAAGGAAACACACCGGTGGAAGAAGTCAGGACTGTTATAAGATTTGTGACAAACAAAACAGACAAGCAAGTGATGAGGCCTATTGTGTCGTTGCCATCGACGTCTGAAGCAGCAGCTGGCTCTGCTTTTCTCGCCTCTTCAGTGTCAGCTAAAATATCTTCTTTAATGTTGCCTACCACAGCCAGCATTTCATCTACTACTTCGCCATCTTCATCACGGTCTCCATCTCTGTCTCCTCACTCACCCCTTCCTTCAGATCACAGAAGTCTCTTTCTTGAGTCCAGTTGCCATGACTCAGATTCTCTTGAGCCTCTGAACCTTTCCTCAGGTTCCAAGACGAAAtttccatctcttcccccaaagGCTAAAAAACCCAAAGGCTTGGAAATCTCAGCACCGCCCATGGTTCTTTCCAGCACCGATATCGGTTCCATCGCCCTCAACAGCCCAGCACTTCCTTCGGGATCCCTGACTCCAGCGTTCTTTACTGCACAG ACCCCAAATGGATTACTGTTGACCCCAAGTCCACTGCTGTCTAGCATTCACTTTTGGAGCAGCCTTAGTCCTGTAGCTCCTTTGAGTCCTGCCAGGCTGCAAGGACCAAACACCTTGTTCCAG
- the ELK3 gene encoding ETS domain-containing protein Elk-3 isoform X2, with amino-acid sequence MESAITLWQFLLQLLLDQKHEHLICWTSNDGEFKLLKAEEVAKMWGLRKNKTNMNYDKLSRALRYYYDKNIIKKVIGQKFVYKFVSFPEILKMDPHAVEISREPLLLQDSECKMLSEGRDQHKHNVSALKSTSRNEYIHSGLYSSFTINSLQNQPDTHKPIKTEKLEEKSEGNTPVEEVRTVIRFVTNKTDKQVMRPIVSLPSTSEAAAGSAFLASSVSAKISSLMLPTTASISSTTSPSSSRSPSLSPHSPLPSDHRSLFLESSCHDSDSLEPLNLSSGSKTKFPSLPPKAKKPKGLEISAPPMVLSSTDIGSIALNSPALPSGSLTPAFFTAQFPTLLNGHIPVPIPSLDGASSPVLLSPNAQKS; translated from the exons ATGGAGAGTGCAATCACACTGTGGCAGTTCCTATTGCAATTGCTGCTGGATCAGAAACACGAGCACCTGATCTGTTGGACATCCAACGATGGGGAATTCAAGCTACTCAAAGCAGAAGAGGTGGCCAAAATGTGGGGActcagaaaaaacaaaactaatatGAATTATGACAAGCTGAGCAGAGCTCTCCGATACTATTATGACAAG AACATCATCAAGAAAGTGATTGGACAGAAGTTTGTGTACAAGTTTGTCTCCTTTCCTGAGATTTTGAAAATGGATCCTCATGCTGTGGAAATCAGCAGAGAGCCCCTCTTGCTGCAGGACAGCGAGTGTAAGATGCTTTCCGAGGGGAGAGACCAGCACAAGCACAATGTGTCAGCTCTGAAAAGCACAAGCCGTAATGAATATATCCATTCTGGGCTGTACTCTTCTTTCACCATCAACTCCCTGCAGAACCAGCCAGACACTCACAAGCCAATCAAAACAGAAAAACTGGAGGAGAAGTCGGAAGGAAACACACCGGTGGAAGAAGTCAGGACTGTTATAAGATTTGTGACAAACAAAACAGACAAGCAAGTGATGAGGCCTATTGTGTCGTTGCCATCGACGTCTGAAGCAGCAGCTGGCTCTGCTTTTCTCGCCTCTTCAGTGTCAGCTAAAATATCTTCTTTAATGTTGCCTACCACAGCCAGCATTTCATCTACTACTTCGCCATCTTCATCACGGTCTCCATCTCTGTCTCCTCACTCACCCCTTCCTTCAGATCACAGAAGTCTCTTTCTTGAGTCCAGTTGCCATGACTCAGATTCTCTTGAGCCTCTGAACCTTTCCTCAGGTTCCAAGACGAAAtttccatctcttcccccaaagGCTAAAAAACCCAAAGGCTTGGAAATCTCAGCACCGCCCATGGTTCTTTCCAGCACCGATATCGGTTCCATCGCCCTCAACAGCCCAGCACTTCCTTCGGGATCCCTGACTCCAGCGTTCTTTACTGCACAG